In the genome of Phlebotomus papatasi isolate M1 chromosome 2, Ppap_2.1, whole genome shotgun sequence, one region contains:
- the LOC129802495 gene encoding carboxypeptidase B-like translates to MRCAFLFLAALVALTTASQRSYDGYQVMTIKTDDSQKLDMLFQWQEQGIDFWDNLNSIGRPMRVMIPPNLQTDFPAFLRDNEISHELIIPNVEPVLEQERKDQIESRARAMVKRRFAPRATADFSYYWQPSEINAYLRNLATEYPNLVTVEVAGESFEGREILVARISNSNFDGTKPKIFIDAGVHAREWIAPMSALNLIHELVEHSADNADFLACDWIIIPTVNPDGYQYTHDSDRFWRKTRSVNQGSKCRGVDGNRNYGYFWGQGAGISTNPCSDVFLGREPHSEKEIQAVVNEMAKDASGIRLYLSFHSYGDWLLFPWGYDRILHDNHEQLNQVGELVAEAIRTAHGRQYTTGNSAILLYPAAGGSDDYAAGVHNINLSYTVELSGGGLGGFDLPASQIVTVTREIFTGLRAYAQYVATNF, encoded by the exons ATGCGTTGTGCATTTTTGTTCCTCGCGGCTCTAGTCGCATTGACGACTGCCTCTCAGAGATCATACGATGG ATACCAAGTTATGACTATCAAAACCGATGATAGTCAAAAATTGGACATGCTGTTCCAGTGGCAGGAGCAAGGAATTGATTTCTGGGATAATCTCAATTCAATTGGTCGTCCAATGCGAGTGATGATTCCACCAAACCTTCAGACTGACTTTCCCGCCTTCCTCAGAGATAATGAGATTTCACATGAGCTGATCATTCCCAACGTAGAACC TGTTTTGGAACAGGAGAGGAAGGATCAGATAGAGAGCCGTGCACGAGCTATGGTGAAACGCCGGTTCGCACCAAGGGCAACTGCAGACTTCTCATACTATTGGCAGCCTAGTGAAATCAATGCGTACCTCCGCAACCTCGCTACTGAATATCCAAATTTGGTAACTGTTGAAGTTGCTGGTGAAAGCTTCGAAGGACGTGAAATCCTTGTCGCTAGGATTTCCAATAGCAATTTTGATGGTACTAAGCCTAAGATCTTCATTGATGCTGGAGTTCACGCACGTGAATGGATCGCACCTATGTCAGCACTCAATCTTATCCACGAACTTGTGGAACATTCAGCTGATAATGCTGATTTTCTTGCATGCGATTGGATCATCATTCCTACTGTGAATCCTGATGGATACCAATATACCCATGATAGT GATCGCTTTTGGAGGAAAACGCGATCCGTTAATCAGGGAAGTAAATGCAGGGGTGTGGACGGAAACAGAAATTATGGATATTTCTGGGGACAGGGGGCTGGAATCAGTACTAAT CCATGTTCTGATGTTTTCTTGGGTCGTGAACCTCATTCTGAGAAGGAGATACAGGCTGTTGTAAATGAAATGGCAAAGGATGCTAGTGGAATCAGATTATATCTTAGCTTCCATTCTTACGGCGATTGGTTGCTGTTTCCATGGGGCTACGATCGTATTCTTCATGATAATCATGAGCAACTCAACCAAGTTGGTGAATTGGTAGCTGAAGCGATTAGAACTGCACATGGACGCCAATACACCACCGGAAATTCTGCCATTCTTCTCTACCCAGCAGCCGGAGGTAGTGACGATTACGCTGCTGGAGTGCATAACATCAATCTTTCATACACAGTTGAACTTTCTGGAGGTGGTTTAGGAGGATTTGATCTACCAGCAAGTCAAATTGTAACGGTGACCCGAGAGATTTTCACTGGACTGCGTGCCTATGCTCAATACGTTGCTAccaatttctaa
- the LOC129802497 gene encoding carboxypeptidase B-like yields the protein MRCTFLFFAALVALTTASQRSYDGYQVMTIKTDDSQKLDMLFQWQEQGIDFWDNLNSIGRPMRVMIPPNLQTDFPAFLRDNEISHELTISNVESVLDQERKVQIESRARAMVNRRFAPRATADFSYYWQYSEINAYLRNLATEYPNLVTVEVAGESFEGREILVARISNSNFDGTKPKIFIDAGIHAREWIAPMAALNLIHELVEHSADNADFLACDWIIIPSVNPDGYQYTHNTDRFWRKTRSVNQGSTCRGVDGNRNYGYFWGQGSGVSTNPCSDTFLGRQPHSEREVQAVVNEMARDASGIRLYLSFHSYGDLLLFPWGYDRVYHDNHDQMDELANIVADAIRTTHGREYTFGNSAILLYPAPGASDDYAAGAHNINLAYTVELTGGGSRGFDLPPDQIVTVTQEIFTGLRAYAQYIASNF from the exons ATGCGTTGTACATTTTTATTCTTCGCGGCTCTAGTCGCATTGACGACTGCCTCCCAGAGATCATACGATGG ATACCAAGTTATGACTATCAAAACCGATGATAGTCAAAAATTGGACATGCTGTTCCAGTGGCAGGAGCAAGGAATTGATTTCTGGGATAATCTCAATTCAATTGGTCGTCCAATGCGAGTGATGATTCCACCAAACCTTCAGACTGACTTTCCCGCCTTCCTCAGAGATAATGAGATTTCACATGAGTTGACCATTTCCAACGTAGAATC GGTTTTGGATCAGGAGAGGAAGGTTCAGATAGAGAGTCGCGCACGAGCTATGGTGAATCGCCGGTTCGCACCAAGGGCAACTGCAGACTTCTCATACTATTGGCAGTATAGTGAAATCAATGCATACCTCCGCAACCTCGCTACTGAATATCCAAATTTGGTAACTGTTGAAGTTGCTGGTGAGAGCTTCGAGGGACGTGAAATCCTTGTCGCTAGAATTTCCAATAGCAATTTTGATGGTACTAAGCCTAAGATTTTCATTGATGCTGGAATTCACGCACGTGAATGGATCGCACCTATGGCAGCACTCAATCTCATCCATGAACTTGTCGAACATTCAGCTGATAATGCTGATTTTCTTGCATGCGATTGGATCATCATTCCTAGTGTGAATCCTGATGGATACCAATATACCCATAATACT GACCGTTTTTGGAGGAAGACTCGATCCGTTAATCAGGGAAGTACTTGCAGGGGTGTGGACGGAAACAGAAATTATGGATATTTCTGGGGACAGGGATCCGGAGTCAGTACTAAC CCATGTTCTGATACCTTTTTGGGGCGTCAACCTCATTCTGAAAGGGAAGTACAGGCTGTTGTAAATGAAATGGCAAGGGATGCGAGCGGAATTAGGCTGTACCTTAGCTTCCATTCCTATGGAGATTTGTTGCTGTTTCCATGGGGTTACGACCGCGTATATCATGATAATCATGATCAGATGGATGAACTCGCTAACATTGTTGCTGATGCAATTAGAACTACACATGGACGTGAATACACCTTTGGAAATTCTGCCATTCTTCTCTATCCAGCACCTGGAGCTAGTGATGACTATGCAGCTGGAGCGCATAACATTAATCTTGCATACACAGTTGAACTTACTGGAGGTGGTTCACGAGGATTTGATCTACCGCCAGATCAAATTGTGACTGTAACTCAAGAGATTTTTACTGGACTGCGTGCTTATGCTCAATATATTGCCAGCAATTTCTAA
- the LOC129802494 gene encoding carboxypeptidase B-like isoform X1, whose product MRSCITFLQFFVLITAAPKSYKGYQVIIMILTDHNKIDMVWQWHKRGIDFWNKVNFVNHPIQAMVPPHLRETFFNFLKAHDIYYEVIIPDVEIAFLNERKIQNKRRQQAIYDKEITGKITANFSYFWQPDEINEYLLTLAIDYPDLVRVQKAGRSYEGRDIYVIKISSSGFYRPKPKIFVDAGIHAREWIAPMAALYLIYELVQNEKNNIDMLDCDWIIIPCVNPDGYQYSHDIDRMWRKTRSYNEGSSCRGVDGNRNYNYFWDYGTGVSTDPCAENFLGPKPNSEPEVQAVANQLEEEANGLRLYISYHSFGNWLIYPWAYEKIFHPNYIELDHVARLVSTEIYKMTGRAYTIGNTATILYPASGGSDDYAAGVHHVNLSYTLELTGGNSNGFDLPLDEIINVCMENFIGMRTFANYLVKKYSK is encoded by the exons ATGCGCTCTTGTATTACCTTCTTGCAATTTTTTGTTCTAATAACTGCCGCTCCAAAATCATACAAAGG atatcaAGTAATAATCATGATATTGACAGATCATAACAAAATAGATATGGTTTGGCAATGGCATAAACGCGGAATTGACTTTTGGAATAAAGTAAATTTTGTTAATCATCCTATACAAGCAATGGTTCCTCCACATCTTCGAGAGACATTTTTCAACTTTCTCAAAGCCCACGACATTTACTATGAAGTCATCATTCCTGATGTGGAAAT TGCCTTCTTGAATGAGAGAAAAATTCAGAATAAGAGACGACAGCAAGCTATATATGATAAAGAAATTACTGGTAAAATAACAGCAAACTTCTCATATTTTTGGCAACCAGATGAAATCAACGAGTATCTCTTAACGCTGGCTATTGACTATCCTGATTTAGTGAGAGTCCAAAAGGCTGGTCGTAGCTATGAAGGACGTgatatttatgttataaaaatttCTAGCTCAGGATTTTACAGACCTAAGCCTAAAATATTCGTTGATGCTGGTATTCATGCACGTGAATGGATTGCTCCAATGgcagcactttaccttatttacgAACTTGTGCAGaatgaaaaaaacaatataGATATGCTTGATTGTGACTGGATCATCATTCCTTGTGTTAATCCTGATGGATATCAATACTCTCACGACATT gaTCGTATGTGGAGGAAGACACGATCGTATAATGAGGGAAGCTCTTGCAGGGGCGTCGATGGAAATAGGAATTACAACTATTTCTGGGATTATGGAACAGGTGTCAGTACAGAT CCCTGCGCTGAAAACTTCCTTGGTCCTAAACCAAATTCTGAACCAGAAGTACAAGCTGTTGCTAATCAATTAGAAGAAGAAGCTAATGGATTAAGACTTTACATTAGTTACCATTCTTTTGGAAATTGGTTGATCTATCCATGGGCATACGAAAAGATTTTTCATCCTAATTATATCGAACTTGACCATGTTGCTCGCCTTGTGTCaactgaaatttataaaatgacaGGACGTGCTTATACGATTGGAAATACAGCCACTATTCTTTATCCAGCTTCTGGTGGAAGTGATGACTATGCAGCTGGAGTACATCACGTTAATCTATCATACACATTAGAATTGACTGGTGGTAATTCAAACGGATTTGATTTACCACTAGATGAGATTATAAACGTTTGCATGGAGAACTTCATTGGAATGCGCACTTTTGCTAATTatcttgtgaaaaaatattctaaatag
- the LOC129802494 gene encoding carboxypeptidase B-like isoform X2, translating to MDINTLTTLSDRMWRKTRSYNEGSSCRGVDGNRNYNYFWDYGTGVSTDPCAENFLGPKPNSEPEVQAVANQLEEEANGLRLYISYHSFGNWLIYPWAYEKIFHPNYIELDHVARLVSTEIYKMTGRAYTIGNTATILYPASGGSDDYAAGVHHVNLSYTLELTGGNSNGFDLPLDEIINVCMENFIGMRTFANYLVKKYSK from the exons ATGGATATCAATACTCTCACGACATTGTCA gaTCGTATGTGGAGGAAGACACGATCGTATAATGAGGGAAGCTCTTGCAGGGGCGTCGATGGAAATAGGAATTACAACTATTTCTGGGATTATGGAACAGGTGTCAGTACAGAT CCCTGCGCTGAAAACTTCCTTGGTCCTAAACCAAATTCTGAACCAGAAGTACAAGCTGTTGCTAATCAATTAGAAGAAGAAGCTAATGGATTAAGACTTTACATTAGTTACCATTCTTTTGGAAATTGGTTGATCTATCCATGGGCATACGAAAAGATTTTTCATCCTAATTATATCGAACTTGACCATGTTGCTCGCCTTGTGTCaactgaaatttataaaatgacaGGACGTGCTTATACGATTGGAAATACAGCCACTATTCTTTATCCAGCTTCTGGTGGAAGTGATGACTATGCAGCTGGAGTACATCACGTTAATCTATCATACACATTAGAATTGACTGGTGGTAATTCAAACGGATTTGATTTACCACTAGATGAGATTATAAACGTTTGCATGGAGAACTTCATTGGAATGCGCACTTTTGCTAATTatcttgtgaaaaaatattctaaatag
- the LOC129802499 gene encoding carboxypeptidase B-like yields MRFVFYLLFIFLPITECQQQYYGHRVISIRTDDPEILDMLVKWQNEGIDFWSKINKVGRPITVRIPPILSKDFLDFLQSNDVPFDDIIPNLGNVMVTEEMTQNIARESRRENTEGEYEVEFTYYWDTDEIGQFLAYLKGDYPERLIVTSGGKSYEGRDIYVVKISNTNFEGKKPKVFIDAGIHAREWIAPMVALYLIHQLVVNATEHAELLAFDWIIIPCVNPDGYQYSHDYNRLWRKTRSVNKDNHCVGVDGNRNYGYRWGYGSPDSVNIDPCSETYLGPDPFSESETRTVANVMAQEIYNLELYISFHSYGGWILYPFAFDNRVPHPNKKEVDLLGNMVADVIYKATGRNYTVGNTATLLYPASGGSDDNAAGNFDVDFTYTIELPGGGKHGFDLPGDQIVKVSEEIMIGMKVFLNYILTT; encoded by the exons ATGcgttttgtattttatttattgtttattttcttaCCAATAACGGAATGTCAACAGCAATACTATGG ACACCGAGTTATAAGTATTAGAACAGATGACCCGGAAATATTGGATATGCTAGTAAAATGGCAAAATGAAGGAATTGACTTTTGGAGTAAAATCAACAAAGTGGGTCGTCCGATCACTGTGAGGATTCCTCCAATTCTTTCCAAAGATTTTCTAGACTTTCTCCAGAGCAATGATGTTCCATTTGATGACATTATTCCTAATTTGGGaaa CGTTATGGTGACCGAAGAAATGACTCAAAACATTGCACGAGAAAGTAGGAGGGAAAATACTGAAGGTGAATATGAGGTAGAATTCACATACTACTGGGATACTGATGAAATTGGTCAGTTCCTCGCGTATTTAAAGGGTGATTATCCGGAAAGACTAATCGTCACAAGCGGAGGGAAAAGTTATGAAGGACGCGATATTTATGTCGTTAAAATTTCCAACACAAATTTTGAAGGTAAAAAGCCCAAGGTTTTCATAGACGCGGGAATTCATGCACGCGAGTGGATTGCACCAATGGTAGCACTATATCTTATTCATCAACTTGTGGTGAATGCAACCGAACATGCTGAATTACTAGCTTTTGATTGGATTATCATACCTTGTGTAAATCCAGACGGGTATCAATACTCCCACGATTAT aatcgCCTGTGGAGGAAGACACGTTCTGTTAATAAAGACAACCATTGCGTTGGAGTTGATGGAAATAGAAATTACGGCTATCGTTGGGGTTATGGATCACCAGACTCTGTTAACATTGAc CCGTGCAGTGAAACGTATCTGGGCCCTGATCCATTTTCTGAAAGTGAAACGCGAACGGTTGCAAATGTAATGGCACAAGAAATTTATAACCTTGAACTCTACATAAGTTTTCATTCCTATGGCGGATGGATACTTTATCCATTTGCTTTTGACAATAGAGTTCCCCATCCGAACAAAAAAGAAGTTGATCTACTTGGTAATATGGTAGCAGATGTCATTTACAAGGCTACTGGACGTAACTACACCGTTGGAAATACTGCCACTCTGCTCTATCCAGCTTCTGGAGGCAGTGATGACAATGCTGCAGGTAACTTCGACGTGGATTTTACATATACTATTGAATTACCTGGTGGAGGAAAACATGGATTTGATTTACCTGGGG